Genomic DNA from Sphingobium sp. WTD-1:
AACCGCCTCGCTAATGGCGGTACGGGCGGCGGCGCTACCCTGCTGCACTCGCGTCAGGGCTTCGTTTCTCACGTTCAGGGCACTAACTATGCTGGTTCGGTTGCACCCGACCTGACCGCACTAGAGAACGCCGCAACTTGGGAACTGGAAGTCGCTCCTGAACACTTCGGCTTCCGCTTCATTAAGTATAAGAAGCCAGCATAATTCTCCCGCGAAAGGGAAACAGAAACCTGCTCTGGAAACGGAGCAGGTTTTCTTGTGCCTCATAAATACTGAAAACTCAGGAGGCCTAATGGCAGTTACACTAGATCAAGTTGATACCTTCCATGCAGATCGCGGCTACTCCGAGTGGGCAGCGATTGCCGAGAACACACGTCGCGCAATGATTGTCCGCGCTCTCGATTATGTTGAAGCAAACTATGCTCCGCTTATTGCGGAAGCAGAAGCGCACCCGCGCTATCTCATGTCGGTGGCCCTTCTTGCACTTCGCCTTTTCCAATCCGTCGATCCAATGACGGCGCAGCCTGTCGTGAAGAGTGAGAAGAAGGAAATGAAGGGAATGAAGAAGGAGGTCGAGTATTTCGAGCCATCCGCACTTGATCCCTTTCCCGGCGTGACCAAGCTAATCGAACCCCTCAAACTACCCACGGTAGCTGTCCCATCGGTCAGCTTCGGAAAGCTGGTCCGCTAATGACGTTCTATGAGGAAATGGCAGAACTCGCAGTCGAAATGCTGAACGAGTTTGGCGCTGCTGCAACCCTGAGCCGTGAGACAGTTTCCTTCGACAAGAAGAGCAATCGACGCATTGCTGTCACGGTCGATCCAGTGGCTACCCTAGCTGTCATGGATGAACTTGAAGTGCTGGATGAGAACACAGGCCGTCTTGTTGTCCGTACGGTCGCATACCTGCTCGCAAAGCCAGCGACCGGCGACATTCTGATGATGGGTGATCGCAAGTGGACAATCGGCAAAGTGACAACTGTTCAGCCAACCAACCTAGCTATCATCCATTTTGCGGAGGTGGAGAATGCTTAAAATCGATCTCTCCGACTTGCTCAACAAGACCCCAGCCATGAAGCAGATGGTTGAACAGAAAGTCGTTGAAGTGGCAGCTAAGGTCACACTTGATGTTCATGCCAACGTGGTTGCTGGTTCGCCCGTAGATACTGGCGCATTCCGTGGTGCGTGGACTGTCGAAACTCCCACACAGCCATTTGAAAACGGCAAGGTCGAGAACACCACAACATACGGCCCACAGCTTGTTGATGGTCATTCTGGACAAGCGCCCAAAGGCTGGATCGATAATGCCGTCCTAGCTGCAACCCGACTTTAAGGAGAACCGATGATTTATTTGGACGTAGATGATTTGAATGCGCGTTTCTGGACTTGTGAACTGAGTTACAAGGATGAGAACGGCGACACGGTTGTTCTCTCTGATAGCCAGAAGCTAGTCGAGAACCAGCCAGACGAAGAGGTTGACGCAACCCAGCCTTATGTTCGCTGGGTGATTGAACCCGGTGCGAGTGTCCAAAAGGTCAACGCCGGTCCACACATGTTCAAGAGTGTTGGCACTGCCTATTTGCAGGTCTTTGTACCAAAGGGAATGGGCACTGGTCCAGCAACCGACATTGTTGATTGCTTCCATAATCACTTCCGTAAATATCGAAGCGAAGACACTTGCTTGCGTGTCCTATCGACGGATCAGCGCAAGGGCTATGACAAGAAGTTCTATCAGGTGAATGGCTCATTTGCCTACGAAAGCAATCGCTCCTGACCTCGCAATAAATACAGGCACGGAGCCTGTTTTTGCGGCTCCCTAGTTTAACAACAAGGAGACCGCATGGCACTCGTTAGCTCATCTGATATTACGTCCAGCATCATCGCTGAGACTGTGTTTGGCGTTACGCCAACCGCAACTGCAACCCGTTACGAACTTCCGCTAGGAGCGGACGCGGCTCTTCTGACCGCTGCTGCTACCACTATCGCAAGCCCTACCAAGCGTCCAAATCGCGCCAGCAATGGTTCGCGTCGTGCCATGGTCAATCCAGAAGGCTCACTGGACATTCGTTTCCAGAACCATGCTTTTATGGACATTCTGCTGCAAAGCGCTCTGTCGAACACCTTTGCTACTAAAGTCCTGAAAGCGGGCACTGTCGATAGCAGCTTCTCGGTCATCCATAAGCTGGCCAATGACATGTATAAGACCTACGCGGGTAACATGGTCACTGGTTTCTCGATCTCGACCACCGGCAATGACGAAGTGAAAAGCTCGTGGAACTTGATCGGCGCAAGCGTGACCGACGGCGCAACCGATAACGCGCTGGCTGTTACCGCGATCACCGGCGCTACTGAGTTTCTGGCTTCGGAAGTTCAGAGCATCACTGTTGCGGGCCAGACCCTCTCCGTTGCTGAACTGACCTTCGAAACCACGCTGGACCGCACTCGTCGTCCGGTCCTCGGCTCGAACACCGGTCTACAGTTTGGCGTCAACGGCACTCGCGAAACCACTGTCACGGTCAGGGCTTATCGTGAGAGCTTCGCCATCAATAGCGCGATCACCGGTCTGGCTCAGGCTGTTAGCTTCGATATCGGAACAACCGGTGCTGGCTATCGTTTCCAGCTTCCTGCTGCATATGGCGATATGCCCGTCGATAGCATCAGCGATGGTTCGGCTTTCGTGACGATCACCTTCAAGGCTGGCTATGACGCAACTTCGGGCACAGATTTGGTAATCACCAAGTTGTAAGAGATAGAGAGCTACTTCCTCTCCCTTAGGTAGCTCTCGGCGGCTCTGGGCTTCGGCTCAGGGCCGCTTCCTTATCAGACGCATAAATACCTTTGCCGATAAACCATTAAGGGAGAACATAAGATGGCAAAGAACGAAACTACCGTAGCCGATGAGAACTTCGGCTTTGATATCCCAGTCCGTTATGACGCAGACGTTGCAGTTGAAGGCGTTTGGTCGCCTCCTGTTCTGGACGAACATGACCAGTGTTGGGGTGAATTTAAGCTGGTCATGTATGACGGCGACAATCCAGCGATCAAGAAGGTGCAAGAGCGCGTTAAGAATAAGCACGCTAAGGCAATCCGCTTGAAGCAAGTCACTGCTGACGATCTTGCACTTGAAGTCTTCCTTGACGCTATCCTACTTGATTGGAAGGGCGTCAAGAAGAGTGGCGAAGAAGTTCCATATAGCAAGGAAATGGCGAAGCAGTATTTTTCCATTCCGGCTGTCCGCAAGGTGGTCTTTGTGGAACTGCTGGAATTTGCTGCTGACGTTCGCAACTATGGCTCAGCCGACAAGGACGAAATCTCGGGAAACTAATAAAGGCTTTGGACTGGAGTATGCGCGATGATCTCGCGCCACTCCAGAAAGGAGCCGATGCCGGTAATGAGCTTGCCATTAAAGCACTAGCCGACCAGCCAGATATTGAATGGTCATGGCACTGGTGGGCATATCATGAACTATCTACGGATCGTCCAGCAACACAAGGTGCGCTACTCCCCATCCCTCATTCTGCAATCCGGCTTATGGCAGACGAGTGGCATTTGAAGGGTAAAGAGCGCTCCGACTTCCTCTACATCATTCGCGAACTGGACGGCTTTGTTCTCAACAAAGCGCGTGAGCAGGCAGAGCGAGCCATGTCCTCTAAGGGCAAGTAGAGCCAGCTAAATAACGGGAACCTCTCATAAGAAGGAGAACCCGTGGCAGACGCACAAGCAGTAATTAGGATCAATATCGAGGCTGCTGGTGCGGAGGCTGGCGCTCGCCGCGTCAATCAGGCCATTGGTTCAGTCGGTAATTCTTCACGTCGCACAGCAGCGGCAAGCGACAATCAGACATCGGCATTGGGTCGCCTGACCCGCGCAATGAACGACAACGCCAAAGCCGGTGGCGCAGTCGGCAAGATCATGGACGACATCAATGGTCGTTCTGCTGCCGCAATTCCGGTTGTCGGCAATCTCATTTCCAAACTCATGGGCATGGGTCCGGTCGCGGGCATCATCGGTGGTGTCGTCCTGGGTATTGGCGCGCTCGCCACCGTAGCAGTCGGAGCAGCCGCGAAGGTCGAGACATGGAAAGCCAATTTGCTGACCATGACAAAAAGCACGGAAGCCGCTGACGCAGCTTATCGTGAACTGGTCGCTTTCGGTAACAATACCCCGTTCTCGACGGAGCAGTCCGTCAATGGCTTCATCAAAATGCGCGCTCTGGGTCTAGAGACCTCGACCGAGATCATGACCAGCTTCGGCAATACGTCTGCCGCGATGGGCAAGGACATGACGCAGATGGTCGAAGCCGTTGCGGACGCCACGACCGGTGAGTTTGAACGCCTCAAGGAATTTGGCATCAAGGCCAGCCAAGAAGGCAATAAGGTCAAATTCACTTTTCAGGGCGTGACCACGACCGTCGATAAAAACGCATCGGCAATTCAGAAATACATTGTCGGTATCGGCAACACCAATTTCGGTGGAGCAATGGCCCGACAGATGGCCACCGCTCAGGGCGCGTTCTCCCAATTCGAAGATCAGATTTTCAACACACTCGCGGCAATGGGTGACGGCGTTCTGAATAAGACCGTCGGCAAGGTCGTCAATGCTGTATCGGGTGGTCTAGCGGCCATCACTCCCCTGCTTTCCGGCATCATGGATATTGTTGGTGGCTTGCTGTCGGTCGTCGTGGATGTTGGCGGCGGCCTGCTTTCCATGTGGATCGGCGGCACTCAGGGCGCTGGCACATTCAAGAGCCAGCTTGATGGCCTAGCCGTCGCTTTCAAGTTCCTAGGTGAATGGGTCTCGATGGCGGGCAGCGTCATCGGCAGCGTTATGGGCTTTGCCGGTGATATCATCGGCATGGTCGCCGGTGGCATTCGTAGTGCGTTTGGTGCTGCTTTCGATTGGCTAATGCCCGCGACGCAATCGACTGGCCAGAGTATGGGCGAAAGCCTTGTCGGGATTTTGCGCGCTGCTCAGTATGTCGCTGGTCAGCTTCCGAATATCTTCAAGGTCGCACTGGCCGAATTGAAGACATCGTTCATGCAGACCGGTGCGGCTCTTGCTGCCGCCCTCACTGGCGATTTCTCCAAGTTCAGCAAAATCGATCTCTGGTTTAGCCGCACTCAAAAGGTCGCGAGCCGTGTTATTGCCGGTGCAGGCCGTGTCCAGCAAGACCAGCGCGGCAATCGCAAGTGGATCGATGAAGCAGCCGGAAAATCGGCAAAGGGCAACATCGACTTTGCTGCATTGGGCAAGGACAAGCCAGCAGCGGATAAGAAGAAGAGCGGCGAAAGCGATGCCGAAAAGCGCGCGAAGGCAGAAAAGGAGTTCTGGGAAACTCTCAAGAACGAAGCTGCCACTGCCGAACTGCTGGGCATCAAAGCCGAAGATCATAAAAAGCAGCTAGAGCTACAGAAAATCCTAGGCCGTGATCTGGTTGCTGCCGAATTGCAGCGCCTGACCACCGCGACCCAGCTCGTCCGCACCAACAAGTTCCTAGCCGATGCCGCTCAGGCCCATATCGACGCTGTGACCGCTGCCGGGATCTCGGAAGAGATGACCAAGAAGCGAATTGCCGGTCTCACTCAGGATCAGATTGAGAGCGAACGCGGCATTCTGGAATTCCGTGCAAAGGCTGCGGCCGAAGGCGTGGACCTGCAAAGCGCTGCGTATCAGGCCGCGGAAAAGGCACTGCGCACCGATCTTGCCCGCGTGGATGCCAATAAGCTGCTTAATCAGCAATTGGACCGCGCTGTCGACCTGGCCGACAAATACAGCGCGTCATTTCGCAAAGCACAGGCCGCTAAGCAGTCCGCAACCGATATGGCTGCGCTCGAAGTGGGCCGTGCAAATGGCACGATCAGCGATGCGGTCTATAAGGAAATCAAAGAGGGTCTGGCACAAGCTGCGCTCGATACCTCAATGCAATTCCGCGACGAGTTCGGTCAGCGCATCGAGGCCCTTGGCGATCAATTCCAAGGTGCGTTCGGCTCCGCGATCAGCAAGCTAGGCCGTGCCATTCAGGGCATTGCGACCGCAGCTACCGGCAAGAATTTCGGTGGTCTTGGTGCAATCGGATCGCTGGTCGATGTCTTCGGTCGCAAGGTCGATGGGTCGCTAAACGGTCTGGGCAAATCATTCCAGAGCGGCGCAAGTTCGTTTGGTGACAAGCTGTTCACAAGCAGCACTTGGACCAAACCGCTGTCCAGCATTTCGGACAGCTTCGGTGGATTTAAGAAATCCTTCGGCAGCATGTTCAGCAAGGGCGGCGACTTTATGAGCGGCCTTGGTAGCGTTCTGGGCAACGCTGCTGGCGGCGCTGGCATCGGTAGCGCAGTCGGCTCCATGCTGGGCCTCAATAGCACTGGTTCATCCATTGGCGGCGCAATCGGCTCGATTGGCGGCCCTCTTGGTTCGCTGGCCGGATCGCTGATCGGCGGCGCGCTTGGTGGTCTGCTGAAAAAGGCCAAGTGGGGCACAGCGACCGTCACCAACGGCACTGTCACTACTCGCGGTAACAAGCAGGCATATGAGGACAATGCGTCCGCTGCCGGTAACAGCATCATATCGACGCTCGACAACATCGCTGCCCAGCTTGGCGCAGACGTGGGCAATTACTCCGTCTCGCTTGGTCAGTATAAGGGGAAATGGCGTGTCAGCAGCAGCGGGCGTTCTGGTAAGCTCAAGGGCAAATACAGCGACGTTTCCGACTATGGCAAGGATGGCGCAGAAGCAGCACTCCGCGCAGCCATCGCGGACGCAATCAGTGATGGTGCAATCGTCGGTGTCAGGGCTTCCACTAATGCACTGTTGAAAGCTGGCGACGACATCGAAGCGCAGATGGAAAAGGCGCTGACCTTCGAGAACGTCTTCAAGGATTTGAAGAGCCGTCTCGATCCGGTTGGCTCTGCACTCGACGCACTCAGCTTGGAGTTCAATAACCTCACGAAGATATTCAACGAGGCAGGTGCGACCAGCGAAGAATATGCCCAGCTAGAACAGCTTCGCACTCTCAAGCTACAGGACATCATTAAGGAACAGACTTCTGGTCTGCGCGATATCTTGGACACTCTAAACGGCGAAGCAAGCGGAAAGTCCGCTATGGCGCAGTTGACCGAGAACATGGCCGCGTTTGCTTCCTACCAGAGCGATGCACTTGCGGGCAAGCAAGTCGATCAGGACGCATATTCAACTCTTGTCGATAAAATCCTTAACAACAGTCAGTCGGTCTATGGCACGAACTCTAAGGAGTATCAGGCGCTCCTTTCGGACTTGAAGTCCACGACCACCGGCTTCCTAACAAATGTCGAAACTGCGCTTGGCGTAGCTTCTACCGCTTCAACTTCGTCGGACGTGACTTCGGTTCTAAACAGCCAGACGAACGCGATCACAACCAACCAGACACTACAGACCGATTACCTCGCGCAAATCCTATCCGCGATCAAGTCGGGCAATAGCGCTGGAACTGTCGTTTACACCACAACCGGCGGAACGACTTACACGGCCATCAACGGCAAGCTGCAATATGTTTAAGGGAGGCGCGTAAATAAGCACATGGCAATAGACGCAAACAGAGCATCTTTCATCAAGAAGGAATATCGTTGGGACGTGAAGGAAGACACTGCCGTTAAGGCGCGTGACAATACCGCTCGCGAAGAAGAGTTTTCCTGCAATGTCGATCCTACTACCGCAAGCCAGCTAGGCCCGTTGATCCTCGCCCAGAACAACACTGCTCGCATTTTCACAGTGAGCATTGATGGCGTGATGACCCTTGAGGATTTTCTAACAGGCGTTCCCCGCTACATTCCCGTCATCCCCAAATACGGCACAGACGGCAGGACTTATCGCGTCCTGAGTTTCACCACCGATTTGAACAAGGGAATTACAACCGCAAAGGTGCATGGATAATGGCAGTCGTCATTTGTGCCCCTAGGGCTTTCACCGTTCAATCATCGAACAACAGCACAACAGCACCAGCGACCAATCTGAATCTCGATCACCCGTCGATGGTCTGGCGCTCGTCTAACCTGTCTTCCGTGCAGATCACCGTGCAATTGCCTGCTGGCTCATGGGATACGGTCTGCCTGTCTGACACAAATCTGCGCGCCACCGATACCATTCGCATCCGTGCAGCGGCGACCGCAGCGGCGACCACCAGTGCCCCGACCTACGATAGCACCGCTCTCCCCGCTTTTAGCGGAGCGGCGAATGGCGGTGGCAATACGTCGCTGATCCTCACTCCGAGTGTCCGCACTGAGACATTTATCCGCATCGACATCACCAGCACGGGTAATCCGGCAACCTATGTGGAAGCGCGTCGTCTCATCATCGGCAAGCGCATTGAGGAAGATGGTATCGACCTGAACGCAGAGCATAGTTTCGAGGATAACAGCCAGCGCACCGAGTATCGCAATTTCGAGACTGTCGATCCCTACGACACTAAAACATCTTGGAAGTTCAGCATCGGCTACGTCAAGGAAGCATCCTACTGGAGCAACTGGTTTCCACTGTTGCGCGATGTTGGCACTAAGAAAGGTCTGTTGTTCATTCCTGACAGCCAAAGTGTCTACTTGCAGAGCGAAGCGGTCTTTGGTCGCATCACAAGTTCAGCCAAAGGCAGTCCGGTTTCATCCGACTATTACAAGTTGGAACTCTACGTCCGAGAAATCTAAGCACTGAGCCAGTCGCTAAATAGCGATATGGCTACAGTGTATAACATGCTCCTTGAAGTTACGCCTCTCAACGGCGCAACCCCTAAAACCCTTCGCCTTACGAATGTGAGCGCCGACAAACTGGCGACCACTGCAAACGATCAAGCATGGCTTCCCTGCATCACCTCAATGCCTTCGCTGAGCTTTACGCTCTCAAGCGATGGTTTGCTCGATGACCCCAAGGTCGAACGCGGCGAGATTAGCTTCTTCTGCTCTGACGACTTCACAAACCATGAGTGGAGTAGCTATGTCTGGAACGGCGCAACATACAAGGCATGGTATGGCGAGCATGGCACTGACTTCTCCAACTATCAGAAATGGGGCGAAGGCAAAGCATCGAACCTAGAGCGCGAAGGCAATATCGTTACCGTTCGCTTGCTTGGTCCAGAAGCTGACCTAACTACCAAGATACTATCAAAGACATATGCGGGCAGCGGTGGCGCAGAAGGACCGATTGGTTCAAAGGGCAACTTGAAGCCACGTTGCTTCGGCAATCCCAAGTCGGTCGAGCCTGTTGAGATTGATCCGGTCAATCTCGTCTATCAGGTTCATGGCTATGGCGCTGTCTATGCGATCCAGCCTTATGAATATGGTCTTCCACTGGATGCCACGCAATATAAGGGCAATGCCACTTCATATGCGAACCTGATCGCCGCAACCCTAAAGCCGGGTGAATATGCGACTTGCTTTGCAGAAGGCTTGTTCCGTTTCGGTGGCACTCCTACTCCAAAGATCACCGCTGACGTTTCTATGTCAGGTGGCACTACCCTGCCCGCTGTCGCTACTGCGCTGCTTCAAGCTGCTGGCGTGTCTGCCGATAAGATCGGTGATTTCTCCGCGTTCAATGCCGTTGAAACGGACCTGTATGTCACCAGCCAGACCGAGTTCTTCGACGCGCTGCAAAAGCTGTTCAGGGATGCCGGCGGTTATGTCTTTGCGGACAAGAACGGCGTTTATCAGTGCGGCAAGTTCTATCAGTCCGCTAAAAGCGCGGTCACGCTTAATGCGGATCGCTCGACGTTTCCCCTGTTTCTGGATTGGAAAGAAGAGCCGCCAAAGGCTCCGATCTGCAAAGTCAGCTACGGTTATCAAAAATGCTGGGGCGTCCACTCGGACAGCGATGCTTCGCCAATCGTCAATGAACTGGCGGAAGCTGCTGATGAAGCGGCTCTAGCCGCACAGACTGCCCAGACGACTGCCGACAACGCGCAATCGCTGGCCAATGACGCCAAGGGCGTTGCCGACACTGCGCTTGATGCGGTCAAGGATGACGACGGCACGGTCATCAAGTCCAAGACCATTCAGGAGAAGGTCAACGAGGCGAACGCCGATATCGCTGATCTGGTCGAGACATATGGCAGCACGGCAACCGCAGCAGCATCGGCCAATGCGGCTAAAATCTCAGAAGACGCGGCAAAGGCAGCAGCGACCACTTCTCAGACCGCGAGCAATAATGCTGCTCAGGCAAAGGCCGACGCAGAAGCAGCAGAGGCGGATGCCATTGCAGCAAAGACCGCAGCGGAGACAGCCAGGTCACAGGCCCAGACCGCAGCGACCAACGCGACCACGGCGAAGACCGCCGCTGAGACTGCAAAGACCGCTGCTGAAACGGCCAAAACAGCGGCACAGACAGCAAAGACCGACGCGGAAACCGCATTCAGCAATTCGACCACGGCAAAAAATGCTGCCGTTGCGGCTCAGGGTGCGGCCGAAACTGCCCGCAATAATGCCCAGACCTACGCGACCAATGCCAGCAATAGCGCAACTGCTGCATCTGGTTCGGCATCGACCGCCAGCACCAAGGCCACTGAGGCAGGAAATAGCGCGACCGCAGCACAGGCAAGCAACGTCTCTGCCACGTCTACATATAATGACCTGCTCAACACGGTCTATAATCAGCCGTTGCTACCGTTTTCGTTTGAGGAAGGCACAAAGCACTGGACCCGTGTTCGCAATGGCGCACCTGCAACCCTAGCGACGACCACAGGCACTCAGGTCACAGATGCGGATCTCGGTCAGGCGCTACAGCTCTCCGATTGGACCTCTGCCGGAACGAATATCCTGAGCAAAGGCGCGGTCGCTGTCTCGGCGGGTCGCATCTACGAAGTGACGGTTCGCTTCAAGGTCACGGCTTCCGACGGTTCGGTCAGCTTCAACCCGATCCTCGCGACTATGGCCGAAAACTACGTCGGCACAGATGGATCGTCAGCAGCATTCGCTTCGGGCGGTTCGTCTAGCGTCACAACCAACAATACCGTCCAGACCTTCACTGCCAAATTCGCGATCGGTGGCGGCATTGGCATCGCCTCGCTTCCATCCAATACCAAATATATCCGCCCAGGCCTTCGACTGAACTCGTCTGAAAGCGGGCTTGCTCTCGTTATCGGTGAAATTCGCCTGCTCGACGTTACCGAGCGCGAAGCATCAGCCGCGTCCGCGAATGCAGCTTCCACTTCTGCCAGCGCCGCAGCGACCAGTGCTACCGACGCGGGCACTTCTGCATCTGCTGCCCAGACCAGTGCGACCACTGCCACCACACAGGCCGGTAAAGCATCCACGTCCGCGACCAACGCCGCGACGAGCGAGACAAACGCTAAGGGGTCGGAAAATGCGGCCAAAACGTCTCAGACAGCCGCTGCGACATCCGCAACGAACGCGGGCAACTCGGCTACTGCCGCAGCGACATCGGCGTCCACGGCTAGCTCAAAAGCGACGGAAGCAAGTCAATCCGCATCGACCGCGACCACACAGGCTAACACTGCAACCACGAAGGCCGGTGAAGCATCGACCAGTGCGACGAATGCCGCAACCAGCGAAAGCAATGCGCTAGGGTCGAAGAACGCAGCAGCGACTTCCGCGACCAACGCCGCGACCAGCGCCACAAATGCCGGAAATAGCGCGACGGCTGCAAGTGGCTCGGCATCGACCGCAGGCACAAAAGCCACGGAAGCGGGTAACGCGGCGACTTCTGCCGCAGCATCGGCG
This window encodes:
- a CDS encoding phage tail tube protein, with the protein product MALVSSSDITSSIIAETVFGVTPTATATRYELPLGADAALLTAAATTIASPTKRPNRASNGSRRAMVNPEGSLDIRFQNHAFMDILLQSALSNTFATKVLKAGTVDSSFSVIHKLANDMYKTYAGNMVTGFSISTTGNDEVKSSWNLIGASVTDGATDNALAVTAITGATEFLASEVQSITVAGQTLSVAELTFETTLDRTRRPVLGSNTGLQFGVNGTRETTVTVRAYRESFAINSAITGLAQAVSFDIGTTGAGYRFQLPAAYGDMPVDSISDGSAFVTITFKAGYDATSGTDLVITKL